AATTTTATAGCAAATGATCGATTAGCAGAAGCCGGGCAGAATAAATACTGCGAAACCAGCTTTTATGTCTATTATAGTATTTCCAGGGGAGGTCTTGAAGGTTTTTCAATCAGAGTGCGGGCAATTTCAATCGAAGTATTTTCTGCAACCTTCAGTAGATACTGTTGGGATTCAAGCTCTTCTGTCAGCAATTCGGAAATATTGCCTGAATCAGATTTTTCACGAATTTCTGCATTCATGGGTATTTCACCTAAAAAGGGAATCTGCAGGTCTTTTCCCTTCTCCTGTGCTCCCCCGCGTCCAAAAATATCTCCCGACATATTTTCGACAATTCCCAGCACAGGAATTTTCACCTGCCGAAACATCTGGACGGCTTTGACAGCATCCAGTAAAGCCACCTTTTGAGGAGAACAGACTACTACGGCACCTGCCAGATCAATTAACTGAGACAGAGTGAGTGAGACATCTCCTGTGCCTGGTGGCATGTCAATAATCAGATAATCCAGTTCTCCCCACTCCGTATCCTGCAGGAATTGAGTAATCGCCTTATGCAGCATCGGCCCGCGCCAGATCACTGCCTGATCAGGTTCTACAAAGAATGCCATCGACATGACTTTGAGTCCCCTGGCTTCAACGGGAACAATGCGGGTTACTGCCTGCCCATCTTTATTATGAAACTCCTGAGCAACCGGCTTTTCACTGGTTCCCACCAGATGCGGAATACTGGGACCGTAGACGTCAGCATCAACCAGTCCGACCCGGGCCCCAAAATGTTGTAGTGCATAAGCCAGACTTGCTGCGACGGTGCTCTTGCCCACACCACCCTTGCCGGCGCCAACAGCAATGATATTTTTCACATTGAGCCCGATACGACCACCAGACTGCTTGCCGCGAATATTAACACTGTATTTGACGCTGACATCCTGACATTCAGGAAACGCCTGCTGGATCGTCGCTTGAATTAACTCCGACAGTTCTGACTCCTTCGGATACGAAGGAACCGGTAGTTCAACCTCAACTGAAACCCGGGACGAATCATCAGTTGTGACTGATTTCAAAAATCCGGACACAGACAGCGGTTTTTCAAATACGGGATCTACTACGGAAGAAAGACAACTCTTGAGATTCGCTTCATTCAATTCAGCATTCGCCATCAGCTTATTCTGCTTTCCTTGGATTTTATCTAGATCTGTTGAATGGATGGTCGGAACGCTTTGCTGCTCGTCTGATAATCTGACCCAACTCTCTGAAACGCCGACCGGGCTCGTATCAGGTTTTAAATGGATTGCTGATCAATCTGCAAGGGAGATGACTGCACTGGCCTCTGCAGATCAAAATGCCAGCGGCAGATCTTCGCAATTCGCTCTGGTTCCAGGCTTCCCAGCTGTAAATGAAAGACTCCCATTTCCCTCAAGGCCCATTCCAGATTCAACTTTGGTTCTTCTGAAAATATAATCACCGGAAAAGAACCACGAGATCCCATGAACCTTTGTAAAAACTGCAGGCAGACCTGCTTGCCAACACTTAAATCAAGAATGACCAGGAATTCTTCTGAATTTTCACGCAGGACGACCTGAAATAAATCGAGCTCAGCAGAAAACCCGCGAACCTGCCAGTCAACTTCACCTTCAAACTGCCATTGAAGCTCAGATACAATATGTGCCCGCTCCTCTAGAACAAACACTTTTTTCATTAATTCCCCATCGCATTGAACATAAGGTCAGATCAACTGCCGCAGTTATCCGCGGACTGCCAGTCTATGATATAATCGTATACGCCTCCGCTTTGATTACAACTCATATGCTGCCTCTGGATTCACTGGCTGAAGTATTTTTTCAGAATTCAATGAGCAGACTCTGAATCCTCGCAGACTCCAACAGGGAAAATATACAAATAAACACGCTCCTGTCGGCGAAATCGTGAATGAAACTCGACAACCCTCCACAGCACTTAAACCATGGCCGTCATAATCGATACAAGCGTATTTTCAGGACCCACTTTGAGTGGAGAGTGGACAATTTCGTGTTTCTCCAAGGACTCCCCGAGAAATCTGGCCGAAAAAATAAAACAG
The sequence above is a segment of the Gimesia algae genome. Coding sequences within it:
- a CDS encoding Mrp/NBP35 family ATP-binding protein, which encodes MANAELNEANLKSCLSSVVDPVFEKPLSVSGFLKSVTTDDSSRVSVEVELPVPSYPKESELSELIQATIQQAFPECQDVSVKYSVNIRGKQSGGRIGLNVKNIIAVGAGKGGVGKSTVAASLAYALQHFGARVGLVDADVYGPSIPHLVGTSEKPVAQEFHNKDGQAVTRIVPVEARGLKVMSMAFFVEPDQAVIWRGPMLHKAITQFLQDTEWGELDYLIIDMPPGTGDVSLTLSQLIDLAGAVVVCSPQKVALLDAVKAVQMFRQVKIPVLGIVENMSGDIFGRGGAQEKGKDLQIPFLGEIPMNAEIREKSDSGNISELLTEELESQQYLLKVAENTSIEIARTLIEKPSRPPLEIL